One Candidatus Neomarinimicrobiota bacterium DNA window includes the following coding sequences:
- the menD gene encoding 2-succinyl-5-enolpyruvyl-6-hydroxy-3-cyclohexene-1-carboxylic-acid synthase: MTTNLAISEWIIEELIGLDATRFVISPGSRSTPLTVAVARNPQAKTTTHFDERGAAFFALGHAKATGKPAVLICTSGTAVANYFPAVVEASMDNIPLIILSADRPPELIGVGANQAIFQDNIYGNYPRLFKNLEPPRSNTDSEQVSTLVTELYHAATGSRPGPVHLNCQFREPLLPALTDNPDHTDIPTKTDGLNFEKTEHVEHAVKGESQPTPHPPLPVEQLELITKQIMDCPKGLIIVGRSVDAQYEKAILNLAESLNWPIFPDVQSRLRFTQHPDLINHFDLVLLKDEMNAEKPDMVIHLGGPYTSKRLLTYLNDSDSYYISVRKTPEQIDPNHQVDLVLQMDVGEFCISIDTENNNEGWIKSWNKAEAQVSKIIQDQFDQDETLSEPGISYQLSRSISNNHDLMVANSMAVREMEMFGALNKFGGRIFANRGASGIDGLCATAAGFQAGSGKALTLLIGDLAILHDLNSLSLISKSKHPIIIVLINNDGGGIFSFLPVRSETDIFESFFGTPHGWTFDKVAGMFALEYAKPKDLIDFQQVYSASLTGDRSMIIEIQTDRAQNHLNHQAIFKAIRES, encoded by the coding sequence ATGACAACCAACCTGGCTATCAGTGAATGGATCATTGAAGAACTGATCGGTTTGGATGCCACCCGGTTTGTGATTTCTCCAGGCTCTCGATCAACACCGCTTACTGTTGCTGTCGCTCGCAATCCCCAGGCAAAAACGACTACCCATTTTGATGAACGCGGAGCAGCTTTTTTTGCTCTGGGTCATGCGAAAGCCACTGGAAAACCAGCGGTTCTTATCTGTACATCAGGGACAGCAGTAGCCAATTATTTCCCGGCAGTGGTGGAAGCCTCCATGGATAATATTCCCCTGATCATTTTGAGTGCAGATCGCCCCCCTGAGTTGATTGGCGTCGGAGCAAACCAGGCTATTTTTCAGGATAACATCTACGGTAATTATCCTCGTTTATTCAAAAATTTAGAGCCACCCAGATCAAACACTGACTCTGAGCAAGTTTCGACCCTTGTAACAGAACTTTATCATGCTGCAACTGGTTCAAGACCTGGACCAGTACACTTGAATTGCCAATTTCGGGAACCCTTGTTGCCTGCATTGACTGACAACCCCGATCATACAGATATCCCAACGAAAACGGATGGGTTAAACTTCGAAAAAACTGAGCACGTGGAACATGCTGTTAAAGGTGAGAGCCAACCAACACCGCACCCTCCTTTACCTGTAGAGCAACTGGAGTTGATCACAAAGCAGATCATGGATTGTCCAAAAGGACTCATCATCGTTGGACGCTCAGTAGATGCTCAGTATGAGAAAGCTATCCTGAATCTTGCTGAATCCCTTAACTGGCCCATTTTCCCTGATGTTCAATCCAGACTTCGCTTCACCCAACATCCTGATCTGATCAATCATTTCGACCTGGTCCTTCTGAAAGATGAGATGAACGCGGAAAAACCTGACATGGTGATCCATTTGGGTGGACCCTATACTTCAAAACGGTTATTGACGTATCTTAATGATTCAGACAGTTATTATATCTCAGTCAGGAAAACACCAGAACAGATAGATCCAAATCATCAAGTTGATCTGGTTCTTCAGATGGATGTGGGTGAATTCTGTATATCCATTGATACAGAGAATAATAATGAGGGTTGGATCAAATCCTGGAATAAAGCTGAAGCCCAAGTTTCCAAAATCATCCAGGACCAATTTGATCAAGACGAGACATTAAGTGAACCTGGCATTAGCTACCAACTATCAAGATCGATTTCCAATAACCATGACCTGATGGTAGCCAATAGTATGGCCGTTCGGGAGATGGAAATGTTTGGTGCTTTGAACAAGTTCGGAGGTCGTATTTTCGCCAACCGGGGAGCCAGCGGGATTGATGGATTATGTGCTACAGCAGCTGGGTTCCAGGCTGGTTCAGGTAAAGCGCTGACCCTGTTAATTGGTGACCTGGCAATCCTCCATGACCTGAACTCATTGTCATTAATATCAAAGTCCAAACACCCCATTATCATTGTACTGATCAACAATGACGGGGGTGGCATTTTCAGCTTTCTGCCCGTTCGATCGGAGACTGATATTTTCGAGTCCTTCTTTGGAACTCCTCATGGCTGGACCTTTGACAAGGTGGCCGGGATGTTTGCCCTTGAATATGCGAAACCAAAGGACTTGATCGATTTCCAACAGGTCTACTCAGCAAGTCTCACGGGAGATAGATCAATGATCATTGAAATCCAG
- a CDS encoding isochorismate synthase: protein MDPLALSSAKQRLLEQLQHSCTELNNATSSRIIRCKVEVESGAAMQWLACQPAPVKTYWANRNQEFKMAGVGIAHEISGQVLPDLESLFSELHVLLDARYPDLCYYGGFQFERDTKVAPEWSSFGAYRFIIPQFEIHRSPSGTFLVCNYHYQVNHDNSLDELIEKLDELQFEVTLSEWGERAILHRQDVPDKNTWTNSITTALADMDQGKYEKVVLARKATLTFSDPVDPTAYLLRLRRMSEETFNFYFQTDQDHAFLGATPERLFKRQGRLIRTEAIAGTRPRGKTTRDDQRYTKALLNSDKELREHAIVVDAIGSVLEQRCEELTVDEDVQITRLSHVQHLCKHFSGKLDIDTNDADLINDLHPTPAMGGFPTAIALEAIESLEPFKRGWYAAPIGFVGYDHTEFVVGIRSALIEQERVSLYSGAGIVPGSDPDEEWQEIEDKISKFLKALDL from the coding sequence ATGGATCCACTGGCACTTTCATCTGCAAAACAACGACTGCTTGAACAACTACAACACTCATGTACAGAGCTGAACAACGCCACTTCTTCCCGTATTATTCGCTGTAAGGTAGAAGTTGAAAGTGGGGCGGCCATGCAGTGGCTCGCCTGTCAGCCCGCTCCAGTAAAAACCTATTGGGCCAATCGAAACCAGGAATTCAAGATGGCCGGTGTTGGTATCGCTCATGAAATATCCGGGCAGGTGCTGCCTGATCTGGAAAGTCTTTTTAGTGAGTTACACGTTTTACTGGATGCCCGATATCCGGATCTCTGTTACTACGGCGGGTTCCAATTCGAGAGAGATACCAAAGTCGCTCCGGAGTGGAGTAGTTTTGGTGCCTACCGGTTCATTATACCCCAATTTGAGATCCACCGTTCACCATCGGGAACCTTTCTGGTCTGCAATTATCATTATCAGGTCAACCATGATAACAGCCTGGATGAGTTAATTGAAAAATTGGATGAGCTCCAATTTGAAGTAACCTTAAGCGAATGGGGTGAGCGCGCTATCCTGCATCGCCAGGATGTTCCGGATAAAAACACCTGGACCAACTCTATCACAACTGCATTGGCCGATATGGATCAGGGGAAGTATGAGAAGGTGGTTTTGGCTCGAAAAGCTACTTTAACCTTCAGTGACCCGGTTGATCCGACTGCTTATCTGCTTCGATTAAGGCGAATGTCAGAAGAGACTTTTAACTTTTACTTCCAAACTGATCAAGATCACGCTTTCCTGGGAGCTACTCCCGAGCGGCTGTTCAAAAGGCAGGGTCGGTTGATCCGTACTGAGGCAATTGCAGGGACACGTCCCCGGGGAAAAACCACCCGCGATGATCAACGTTACACCAAAGCTTTACTCAATTCTGACAAGGAATTACGTGAACATGCCATCGTGGTTGATGCCATCGGAAGCGTCCTGGAACAGCGTTGTGAAGAACTTACAGTTGACGAAGATGTTCAGATCACCCGTCTCTCTCATGTCCAACACCTCTGCAAACATTTTTCGGGTAAGCTTGATATAGATACAAATGACGCGGATCTCATTAACGATCTACACCCCACTCCGGCAATGGGTGGTTTTCCCACTGCTATTGCCCTGGAGGCCATCGAATCTCTGGAGCCTTTCAAGCGGGGTTGGTATGCGGCACCGATCGGTTTTGTTGGCTATGATCACACCGAATTTGTGGTTGGCATTCGCTCAGCTCTCATCGAACAGGAACGGGTCTCGTTGTATTCCGGAGCTGGTATCGTTCCAGGATCTGATCCCGACGAAGAATGGCAGGAGATCGAGGATAAGATCAGTAAATTCCTGAAAGCCCTGGATTTATAA